In Priestia megaterium NBRC 15308 = ATCC 14581, the following proteins share a genomic window:
- a CDS encoding LTA synthase family protein: MKQLMTNGKNIFSKQLPLFLIAVLLFWIKTYTVYRIEFNLGLDNFMQKFLLFINPIGSAIFFFAIALLFKGRGKVRALLGMNFLLSFILYANVVYYRFFNDFITVPVLTQSNNFGQLGGSAMALISPTDILYFTDFFILLVLVLWKKVDLPATISRRTVTGVFLSGILFLSANIALAEMDRPQLLTRTFDRNYLVKYLGTYNYTIYDIIQSSKSSAQRALADSSDVAEVENYAKATYAEPNKEYFGQAKGKNVIYISLESLQSFMIGYKLNGEEVTPFLNSLLKDQNTMYFDNFFHQTGQGKTSDAEFMMENSLFGLPQGSVFTTKANNTYQSLSGILDQQGYTTSVFHGNGKSFWNRDEMYKSMGVEKFFDSAYYNMSDEDTLNYGLKDKPFFKESMPYLKGLKQPFSAKFITLSNHFPYPLDKEDQTIGPHNTGDKSVDQYFQTARYLDESIKQFFEDLQASGLADNTMVVMYGDHYGISENHKRAMGKVMGKNINDFEQAQLQRVPLFITSPGLKGGVNHTYGGDVDVRPTVMHLLGLDTKDYIDFGTDLLSKEHQQVVPFRNGDFVTPKVTKVDQKVYDNATGKQLSDKEAKQYDKYDELVKKKLELSDKLVYGDLLRFHTPEGFKPIERSKYDYNKREDQ; this comes from the coding sequence ATGAAACAGCTCATGACAAACGGTAAAAATATTTTTTCGAAACAGCTGCCGTTATTTCTAATTGCAGTTTTGTTGTTTTGGATTAAAACGTATACCGTTTATCGTATCGAATTTAACTTAGGGCTAGATAATTTTATGCAAAAGTTTTTACTTTTCATAAACCCAATTGGTTCGGCAATTTTCTTTTTTGCCATTGCACTACTATTTAAAGGGCGCGGAAAAGTACGAGCACTGCTTGGAATGAATTTTTTACTTTCATTCATCCTGTACGCAAATGTAGTATACTATCGCTTCTTTAATGATTTTATTACTGTTCCTGTATTGACTCAGTCAAACAACTTTGGTCAATTAGGTGGCAGTGCCATGGCTTTAATTAGCCCAACTGATATTTTATACTTCACAGATTTCTTTATTCTTTTAGTTTTAGTACTATGGAAAAAAGTTGACTTACCAGCAACAATTAGTCGACGTACTGTGACAGGTGTATTTTTATCAGGGATTTTATTCTTAAGTGCCAACATCGCACTAGCGGAAATGGATCGTCCTCAACTATTAACAAGAACATTTGACCGCAACTATTTAGTGAAATATTTAGGAACGTATAACTATACGATCTATGACATCATCCAGAGCTCGAAATCTTCAGCACAGCGCGCGCTAGCAGATAGCAGTGATGTGGCTGAGGTAGAGAACTATGCAAAAGCAACATATGCTGAGCCGAACAAAGAATATTTCGGTCAAGCAAAAGGCAAAAACGTCATCTATATTTCATTAGAGTCACTTCAGTCATTTATGATTGGTTATAAGTTAAATGGTGAAGAAGTAACACCATTCTTAAATTCACTATTAAAAGATCAGAACACAATGTATTTCGATAACTTCTTCCATCAAACAGGGCAAGGTAAAACGTCAGATGCTGAATTCATGATGGAGAACTCATTATTCGGCTTACCTCAAGGTTCTGTATTTACAACAAAAGCAAATAACACCTATCAGTCGCTATCTGGTATTCTAGATCAGCAAGGCTATACAACATCTGTGTTCCACGGAAATGGAAAATCGTTCTGGAACCGTGATGAAATGTATAAATCAATGGGTGTAGAAAAATTCTTTGATTCAGCTTATTACAATATGTCAGACGAAGATACGCTGAACTATGGTTTAAAAGATAAACCATTCTTTAAAGAATCAATGCCGTACCTAAAAGGCTTAAAGCAGCCATTTAGCGCGAAGTTCATTACGTTATCAAACCACTTCCCTTATCCGCTAGATAAGGAAGACCAAACGATTGGACCTCACAATACGGGAGATAAGTCAGTTGACCAATACTTCCAAACGGCTCGTTATTTAGATGAATCAATTAAGCAATTCTTTGAGGATTTACAGGCCTCTGGTTTAGCAGACAATACGATGGTTGTGATGTACGGTGACCATTACGGTATTTCTGAAAACCATAAGCGTGCAATGGGCAAAGTAATGGGTAAAAACATCAATGATTTTGAACAAGCTCAGCTGCAGCGCGTACCATTATTTATTACTTCACCAGGCCTTAAAGGCGGCGTAAATCATACGTATGGCGGAGACGTAGATGTTCGTCCAACAGTGATGCATTTATTAGGTCTTGATACAAAAGACTATATTGACTTTGGTACAGACTTATTATCAAAAGAACATCAGCAAGTTGTACCTTTCCGTAACGGTGACTTTGTTACACCTAAGGTAACAAAAGTTGATCAGAAAGTGTATGACAACGCAACGGGCAAGCAGCTTTCAGATAAGGAAGCGAAACAGTATGATAAGTATGATGAACTAGTTAAGAAAAAGCTAGAACTATCAGATAAACTTGTTTACGGAGATTTACTCCGCTTTCATACACCAGAAGGGTTCAAACCAATTGAACGCTCGAAGTATGATTACAACAAGCGCGAAGATCAATAA
- a CDS encoding 5-bromo-4-chloroindolyl phosphate hydrolysis family protein, producing the protein MKVVRIIKKILAIWATGAVAVPVSYFGFSTTMIQSLGISIGVMVVMSLFFIMSSARRHYQNPYREEIAYVRHQVKEAKKQLRTIGSYRFKIRSVHMWTELSKLYKVGKSIIEMVEKEPARYKDVQPFFTNYLQSTVTVIERYMFLLSKPTKSIEVKESLHEAEDMLRGLSGKYEHLLTNALSQDKLTLDVELKVLKQAFEEEQPYIPTATNRTK; encoded by the coding sequence ATGAAAGTCGTTCGAATCATAAAAAAGATTCTTGCCATTTGGGCAACAGGAGCAGTAGCCGTTCCGGTCAGCTATTTTGGATTTAGTACCACGATGATTCAATCCCTTGGCATTAGTATAGGAGTAATGGTCGTGATGAGCCTGTTTTTTATTATGAGCAGTGCTCGACGTCATTATCAAAATCCGTATAGAGAAGAAATTGCATACGTTCGCCATCAAGTAAAAGAGGCAAAAAAGCAATTAAGAACCATTGGAAGCTATCGTTTTAAAATTCGGTCTGTTCATATGTGGACAGAACTTTCTAAACTATACAAAGTAGGTAAAAGCATCATTGAAATGGTAGAAAAAGAGCCCGCACGATATAAAGATGTTCAGCCCTTTTTTACGAACTACTTACAATCAACGGTTACCGTCATTGAAAGGTATATGTTTTTATTATCAAAACCAACGAAAAGCATAGAAGTAAAAGAAAGTCTTCATGAAGCGGAAGACATGCTGCGCGGGTTATCAGGGAAGTATGAGCATTTATTAACAAATGCCCTTTCACAAGATAAGCTGACATTAGATGTAGAGCTTAAAGTGCTAAAACAAGCATTTGAAGAAGAGCAGCCGTATATACCGACAGCTACTAATCGCACAAAGTAA